The genomic region TCTGAGGCCAGATATACAGTTCTTTATGCTTCCCAACCCTATGGTTTACTGGAGAACCTTTCCAACCTACCATTAGCCAGGTATCTTGCAGAGAAGACCAACACTACTACTAAATCTGGCCTAGGCAAATGTGATGGGGAGTGCCTAGTAAAATCAAGTCTTCTGGAAGGAACTTTTGTTGTAAGTTACCTGGACTCTGTTTTGTTACTGGTCACTTCTTGTGCTCTGGCTGTTTATTTTCCTGAAATTTTGTATCAGTTTATTAGTACTAAATATAACTCTATTACCTTCACTACAGctgccaactactccctccgttcctaaatataagactttagagatttcaatatggactacatacggagcaaaatgagtgaatctacactctaaaatgcgtctatatacattcatatgtagtccgtattgaaatctctaaaagggcttatatttagaaacggagggagtatgttgttGCGCCTTTGACCTGTAAAATGCTCCTCTGCAGTTTGTAGAAGATTACTGCTCTTGATATCCTTGTAACATTTTCTCACACTTGCCTACAATCTGCAGGGACTAGTGCTGCTGATCATTTTGATATCAGGACTATGCTGTATGATGGGAATCGATACCCCCTCGAGGTTTGAGGCTCCCCAGGATTAGGTAGGAGAGTACAAAATCCCATAGAAGCCTGCCAGATATGAAAGCTCAAGGCAGGCGTGAGAAATACAAATAGCCAATTTGCACTCTGGATATAAGTTGCctcatacttcctccgtcccaaaataagtgtctcaacttcgTATTAACTTgtgttgagacacttattttgggacggagggagtatatgttaccAAGACACGTGACCGATTTTTTGTATAATATTATTACATCTCGGACCTATGACCGACCAGAAAGATGTAGCTGAGCTCAAAACATATTCTTATGCCAGGCTTGTGTTATACCAACCCCCCCGCTTCAGGCATTTTCTGTGAATAACCTGGAATTCAGGTAGTCAGTAAAATGGCATTGTCCATGAATAaaatcttttttatttatttagtacTGGTTGCTTCATGTTCGCACGGCCAAGCAAGTGATGGCATCTATGATCAGTACAGGTACAGTTATTACCACACATGCATTCTGATTATTTGCTGCACTCAATTGTGGTTACTGGAAGTCAGAAACTGAGGCATGAAGTGTTTTGCGTAACCAGCTTTTTTACATGTTAGAGTTTGATTGATCAACCATTTGTCTATTATCGCGAGTGCTCCCATCATTAATTAGGTTTTCTTTACATGAGTCATTTTTCTTTCCGCTGTCGGCTCGGAGAAAACAACAAAACTATACGTGATTCACAAATGCACGGGATTCCACTGATAGAAGAAGCCAATGGCTATACATAGAACAAAGGTGAAAGCATCACACATTGGCGGTAGTAGTACGTGATTCACGAACCGGATCGGCCGGACCTTGTTTGTTGCGCGCCGACGTGCATGGAGCGAGAAAGAAGACATCAGGGAGGAACTTGAGACTGCCGTTGGACATTGCCTGCTAGCCGTGTGCGTGTCAAACTTTGCAGAAAGGACACCGTGTATCTAGACGAACCGTAACGTGAAACACGACCCTGATATGAAAGCGATGAACGGGGGACCACCTTAGAGCACGCGCGGTGTGGGCTGGTGCAGCTTAAGCTCAGGAGCAAAAACATTTTGGCTTAAATTGCTCAAATTCAATTTAAGACTGGATTCAGAACAAACCCGCACAACAGAAGACATGTACAAAATTCAAATGAATCGATCTACCGTGCCAACACATAATTATATCCAACTTCAAATTCTTCCATGCTGTTTTCAGCCTGAGGGCAACATAGCGGTGTGCTTCTATTATTGTCTAAAAATCTACTCTGGTGCAAATAGCCAAATAGTAGGCGTTTCCGTTAACAAACGCAATCATCGACAACTTAATATGGAACTGAGGGAGTAAAAGGAAAACATGAACTCCGGTGCAAATAGCCAAATAGTAGGCGTTTCCGATATCGGACGCAATCGTCCAATATGGACCAAGCGATGCTGCCCGAGACGGTTCGTGATAAACGCCCTTGTTGGATAAATTGATTTTGAGGGCCATGCATGTATCAACCACTTGTGTCAGGATATATCTATCAACGTCATCTGCCTTGTACATCTATAAATAGGCTCTTCCCTCCATCAACCCACGACATCAacagacacacatacacacacaatcCTGCCTATAGCCACCATGTCTCCTCAGCCTACCTTAGCCACCACCACCACGCCTGCTACTGGGCCTAATGCTTCCTATTTCCAAGCAGCTCCTGTTAGCCAAGAGACTATCCAGCGAACGGAGGTTCTTCTCCACCTGTACGCCTACCAGCACGCCCAAGGAAAACCAAATGCTAACCAGACTGTCATAGTGGATCCAAAGCTCCCTGCGTGTTTCGGTGCCCTTGCTGCTAATCTTGTTGCGCACGCTCAAGGTTTGCACATTGGTGCTGGTATGACCAAAGAAAATTGGTTCATTTGTTTCAACATGGTGTTTGTGGACCAAAGGTTCGACTTTCTTTTCGAATGAAATGGCCAGTGAGTGTAAATTTAGTGTGTGTATTAATGAAAGCTGAGTTACTATTATTTAGTTTTATTTCCTAGCATGTTAAGTTTCTAATACAGTTGATGCAAACATATTTAGTTTGCACACGAAATAAAAGCCGACTAAAATAGTTTGAACTCTGTCACCACAAAATCCGCCTCGATTAATTTGTCAACTACATATACTTGGCATAGGTTTATGGGTTCCAGCTTCAAGGTGATGGGAGATTTTCGAGGAAACGCAGGTGAATGGGCAATTGTTGGTGGGACGGGAGAGTTTGCATATGCACAAGGTGTCATAACCTTTAACAAGACCTGGTCGGCCCAGGCAAATGTTAGGGAGCTTCATGTTCGTGCTTTGTGTCTCTCCTTCTCAAAAGCACCGGTGAGTTCCTTGAAATGTATATGTCCTTGCTCTCTTTTAGTGAAATTTAAAACTTGATTTTATCAACACAAACCTAGCTTATACCATGCATATATATAATCATGATTATTACAATAGGAAACACCTTGCTCAAGGACACCACGACAGAGCTCTGTCACCAAGATCGGCCCATGGGGTAAAATAAGTGGAGAATTTCTTGACGTTCCCACGACACCGCAACGTCTAAAGTGTGTGACCATCCGCCATGGAGTTGTCATTGATTCACTTGCATTTTCCTTCGTCGACCAAGCTGGTGGACAACATAACGTTGGCCCATGGGGTGGGCCATGCGGGCACAACAAGGACACAGTGGGTTCATGCTTTAAACATTTTTCCTTTATGCATGCATTTTCGAGCACTCATAATGTATTTCATGCATGCAGATTTAATAATTTGGTGATCTCTTTTCCTCCATGCAGATCGAGCTTGCTCCATCGGAGATTGTGACAGAAGTCTCTGGAACAATTGGTGTATTTGGAGAAGCCAATGTCGAGTACAATGCCATAACATCACTAACCATTACCACAAATGTCCGGACGTACGGGCCCTTTGGAGAACCGCAGTGTACTCGTTTCAGTGTTCCCGTGCAGGACAATAGCAGCATCGTGGGTTTCTTCGTGTGCGCTCTGAAATACGTGGAGGCGCTCGGGGTTTACGTGTGTCCACCTGTTTCAAACTAGTCCCGAAGTGTTTCACACTCGGTGCGCCTTCCACCTTTCTACTTTATATGTTGTGCCAATAAAGGAGGTTATATACTTTTGGTGTAATGCTANNNNNNNNNNNNNNNNNNNNNNNNNNNNNNNNNNNNNNNNNNNNNNNNNNNNNNNNNNNNNNNNNNNNNNNNNNNNNNNNNNNNNNNNNNNNNNNNNNNNNNNNNNNNNNNNNNNNNNNNNNNNNNNNNNNNNNNNNNNNNNNNNNNNNNNNNNNNNNNNNNNNNNNNNNNNNNNNNNNNNNNNNNNNNNNNNNNNNNNNNNNNNNNNNNNNNNNNNNNNNNNNNNNNNNNNNNNNNNNNNNNNNNNNNNNNNNNNNNNNNNNNNNNNNNNNNNNNNNNNNNNNNNNNNNNNNNNNNNNNNNNNNNNNNNNNNNNNNNNNNNNNNNNNNNNNNNNNNNNNNNNNNNAGGCATGCAcatatttttatgataaacataTATTTGCCTCATTCATCAAGACATCTCACACATGAAAACAAACAGAGTTTACGGAATTACCAAATCTCATCTAATTAAGATATACAATGTCTCATCTAAGTTGTGGACCGCTGGATCTAAATCACTGTAAAATTCGGGCAAACGTGATCCTGCGTCACTTTGTCGCACGCGTCCCGCGCCACGTCGCGCTGTTCCCCCCCAGTGTGCACATATGGGCCCGTTTCTTTTGTTGGGCCATTGCGTGTATTTGTTTCTACTGGCCTGCGTTGTATTAGTTGAAGGGAGAAGTTGTGTCGCTGGTCGCTGCCCCGTAGAAAATGTATCTTGTTTCTGATGGTTGGGTGCTGTTTTTAGAGTTACTTGTATCATGGATACAGAGTAGAGTTGCAGAACTTTTTGTTGTTTGTATGTGTCGCGGATTTTTTTAAACATGGGGTTTTTCAACTTCATGTTTTGTTTTTTAGAAGTGGATGTGTAGTTACTGGAGATGGGCCTTTTTTCTGTTCATGTACATTTTACTAGCATCAATTTTTGTTCAATTGATAGATTCTAGCAAAAACAAGCTAGTTTTTAAAGATGGTGTGGGGAATTGGCTTTTTCTTAGTTTAATAGATTGCTGTTCTGAAGTTCTTTTTTTAGTGCGCTCAAAACTAGCCCTCGACCATCGACACACAACTAGCTCTCTACCCTTTTTGTCGCAGCTGCAACTCCACTCTTGACAAACAACTTGCCCTCTACCTTTTTAATCATAGTTACAAGTACACCCCCACACGCAATTGCCCTAGACTTTTTTctggccctagttgcaagtccatcctcaacATGCAATTGGCCTCGGACTCCCAGTTGTAAGTCTAGCCCCGACACGCAATCGCCCCTCTTCTCGAGCCCTTTGTCCAGTTGCAAAACCACAACTGACACACAACTGGGCCTGACCATTTTTTGCCACAGTTACAAGTCCACACTCAACATGTAGCTGGTCCTAGGCCCTTTTAGTCTCAGTTGTAAGTCCACCCTTGACACGCAACTCACCCTACCTTCTTTTTTTGTCACAGTTACAAGTCCATCCCCAACACATAAATAGCTTTGAACCCGTTTTTCCTCCTAGTTGCAAGCCCACCCTTTTCACGCAACTTACCCCGAGCCCTTTGTCCCAGTTGTAAGTCCATTGTCGACACACATCTGGACCCACCCATTTTTTACCAcaattatgaaggaaatatgccctagaggcaataataaagttattatttatttccttatttcatgataaatgtttattattcatgctagaattgtattaaccggaaacataatacatgtatgaatacatagacaaacatagtgtcactagtatgcctctacttgactagttcgttaatcaaagatggttaagtttcctaaccatagacatgagttgtcatttgattaacgggatcacatcattaggagaatgatgtgattgacttgacccattccgttagcttagcacttgatcgtttagtatgttgctattgctttcttcatgacttatacatgttcctatgactatgagattatgcaactcctgtttaccggaggaacactttgtgtgctaccaaacgtcacaacgtaactgggtgattataaaggtgctctacaggtgtctccgaaggtacttgttgagttggcatatttcaagattaggatttgtcactccgatcgccggagaggtatctctgggcccactcggtaatacagatcactataagccttgcaagcattgtaactaatgagttagttgcgggatgatgtattactgaacgagtaaagagacttgccgttaacgagattgaactaggtattgagataccgatgatcgaatctcgggaaagtaacataccgatgacaaagggaacaacgtatgttgttatgcggtttgaccgataaagatctgcgtagaatatgtaggagccaatatgagcatccaggttccgctattggttattgaccggagacgtgtctcggtcatgtctacatagttctcgaacccgtagggtccgcacgcttaacattcggtgacgatttgtattatgagtttatgtgttttgatgtaccgaaggtagttcagagtcccagatgagatcggggacatgacgaggagtctcgaaatggtcgagacataaagatcgatatattggacgactatattcggacatcggaaaggttccgagtgatttgagtatttttcggagtaccgaggagaTACGGGAATACGAgaaaagaagtattgggcctcatgggctaagtggtggaagagaggaggcaaggcaAGGCAGGGCGCCCCctctagcccaaaccgaattggactagggggccggcccccctttcctttctctcctccctctccttcctactTCCCTCCTTCcctttggtggactcctactaggacttggagtcctagtaggactccacacttggcgcgcccataggggccggccggcctcccctcctctcctcctttatatactgaggcaagggcaccccatagacacacaagttatctattccagccgtgtgcggtacccccctccaccatattccaccccggttatatcgtagcgatgcttaggcgaagccctgcgtcggtagcaacatcatcaccgtaatcacgccgtcttgctgacggaactctccctcaaagctctgctggattAGAGTTCgtggggcgtcatcgagctgaacgtgtgctgaactcggaggtgccgtgcgttcggtacttgaatcggtcggatcgtgaaaacgtacgactacatcaaccgcgttgtgctaacactttcactttcagtctacgagggtacgtggacacactctcccctctcgttgctatgcatcaccatgatcctgcgtgtccgtaggattttttttgaaattactacgttccccaacagtggtatcagagccaggtttatgcatatatgctatatgcacgagtagaacacaagtgagttgtgggcgatacaagtcatactgcttaccaccatgtcatactttggtttggcggtattgttggatgaagcggtccggaccgacattacgcgtacacttacacgagactggttctaccaacgtgctttgcacacaggtggctggcgggtgtcagtttctcaactttagttgaaccgagtgtggctatgcccggtcattgagaaggttaaaacaacactaacttgatgaactatcattgtggttttgatgcgtaggtaagaacggttcttgctcagcccgtagcagccacgtaaaacttgtaacaacaaagtacatgacgtctaacttgtttttgcagggcttgttgtgatgtgatatgttcaagacgtgataagatataagttgttgtatgagatgatcatgttttgttgaagttatcggcaactggcagaagccttatggttgtctctttattacataagatgcaagtgccatgtaattgctttactttatcgctatgcgatagcaatagttgcaaaagcaatagctggtgagacgaccatgtgacgacacattgataaaagatcaagatgatggagatcatggtgtcatgccggtaacaatgaagatcatgacagtactttggagatggagatcaaaagcacaagatgattatggccatatcatgtcacatattttgattgcatgtgatgtttatcttttatacatcttattttgcttagttcgacggtagctttataagatgatctctcactaaatttcaaggaaaaagtgttctccctgagtacgcaccgttgccaaagttcatcgtgctgagacaccacgtgatgatcgggtgtgataagctctacgctcatctacaatgggtgcaagcaagttttgcacatgcagaatactcgggttaaacttgacgagcctagcatatgcagatatggcctcggaacactggagaccgaaaggtcgagcgtgaatcatatagtagatatgatcaacatagtgatgttcatcattgaaaactactccatctcacgtgatgatcgggcatggtttagttgatttggatcacgtgatcacttagataattagagggatgtctatctaagtgagagttcttaagtaatatgattaattgaactttaatttatcatgaacgtagtcctgatagtatttgcataactatgttgtagatcaatagctcgcaatgttgctccccgtt from Triticum aestivum cultivar Chinese Spring chromosome 4A, IWGSC CS RefSeq v2.1, whole genome shotgun sequence harbors:
- the LOC123082090 gene encoding uncharacterized protein, giving the protein MSPQPTLATTTTPATGPNASYFQAAPVSQETIQRTEVLLHLYAYQHAQGKPNANQTVIVDPKLPACFGALAANLVAHAQGLHIGAGMTKENWFICFNMVFVDQRFMGSSFKVMGDFRGNAGEWAIVGGTGEFAYAQGVITFNKTWSAQANVRELHVRALCLSFSKAPETPCSRTPRQSSVTKIGPWGKISGEFLDVPTTPQRLKCVTIRHGVVIDSLAFSFVDQAGGQHNVGPWGGPCGHNKDTIELAPSEIVTEVSGTIGVFGEANVEYNAITSLTITTNVRTYGPFGEPQCTRFSVPVQDNSSIVGFFVCALKYVEALGVYVCPPVSN